The DNA region TTCGGCCGAGGCGCTGTTGCGCCGCAACTTGCTCGTGTACGGCGTCGGCGGCGTGATCCTGCCCTTCGCCGGGATCTGGCTCATCGATCTTGTGGTCCGGTTCTTGCCGGGGATGGGATAAGCCGCTATGACTCTGCTGCTCCGGCTCCTGCGCCAATCTCTCGTCGGGTTGGTCCTGCTCATCGGGCTCACGTTCCTGTTGGGCGTGCTCTACCCGTTGGCGGTCTGGGCAATCAGCCGCGTCGCGCCGGACGCCGCCGAGGGCTCTGCGCTCGTGGTGCGTGGCTGCGTCGTCGGCAGCGCGATCCTCGGCGTGGACCCGAAGGCCCCCGACGGCGCTCCTGACCCGTACTTCCACGCCCGAGTCGTGGGAGCGAGCGCCCCTGTCAACGATCCCTTCGCCCCCGGCAGCCCCTCGGCCGGGCTGCCGTCCAACCAGGGGCCGAACAGCGACACCTTGAAAGGCTGGGTCGAGGCCCGCCGCGAAGCCATCGCGCGTCGTGACGGCGTCGCCCCCCAGGACGTGCCGCCCGACGCGGTGACCGGCTCGGGTTCGGGCCTCGACCCGGACATCAGCCCGGCGTACGCGGCGATCCAAATCGCGAGAGTCGCCAAGGCGACCGGCAAGCCCGAACGCGAGATTCGCGCGTTGGTGGACGAACACACCCAGGGCAGACAATTCGGGTTTCTCGGCGAGCCGAGGGTGCATGTGCCCGCGCTCAACGCGGCGCTCGGCCTGCGCCCTGCGAGCTGTGGCTGACAAGTGCTTTCATGGAGAGCATGAGCACTGAACCGGCTCCGGACCTCCAGCCGACCCCGCCCAAACGCGGACAGTTGCGGATCTACTTAGGAGCCGCGCCCGGCGTGGGCAAAACCTACGCCATGCTCGCCGAGGCGCACCGCTGCCAGGAAGCAGGCACAGACGTCGTGGTGGCCGTGGTTGCCACGCATGGGAGGGAGAAGACCGCCGCGCTGCTCGACGGGCTGGAAATCGTGCCTGCGGCGCGCGTTTCGTATCGGGGGACGGCGCTGGAGGAGATGGACCTCGGCGCCGTGTTGGAGCGCGCCCCGCAGCTCGCCCTCGTCGACGAGCTCGCGCACACCAACGCCCCCGGCAGCGCGCACGAGAAACGCTGGCAGGACGTGCAAGTGCTGTTGGAAGCGGGAATTGATGTGCTCTCCACGGTGAACGTCCAGCACCTCGAAAGCCTCAACGACGTGGTCGCCCAGATCACCGGCGCGACCCAGCAGGAGACAGTCCCCGATGTCTTCGCGCGCTCGGCCGCCCAGGTCGAGCTGGTCGACATCACTCCGGAGGCGCTTCGGGCCCGCATGTCCCACGGCGAGATTTACGCTCCGGACAAAGTGGACGCGGCCCTGCGCAACTATTTCCGCGCGGGCAACCTGACCGCGTTGCGCGAATTGGCGCTGCTGTGGCTCGCCGACCAAGTGGATGCCGCGCTCGCGAAATACCGGCGAGAGCACCGCATCACCGATGTCTGGGAGACGCGCGAGCGGGTGATCGTGTCCGTCACCGGCGGGCCGGAGTCGCAGACGTTGATCCGCCGCGCGCGGCGGATCGCCTCCAGGTCCGGCGCGGAGCTCATGGTGCTGCATGTGGTCCGAGGCGACGGTCTGGCGAGCGCGGCGGAGACCGAACTCGGCCGTCTGCGCGAGTTCTCGGCGAACGTCGGCGCGTCGTTGCACACCGTCGTCGGCGACGACGTGCCGACGACCCTGCTGGAATTCGCCAGGGCTGTGAACGCGACGCAGCTCGTGATCGGCACCTCGCGCCGGTCCCGCATGGCGCAGTTGCTGGACGAAGGCATCGGCATGCGCGTGGTGCGCGAGTCGGGCAAGATCGACGTCCACATGGTGACCCACGAGGAGGCCGGCCGGCGCCGGGCCCTTCGGCCAGGTCTGCGCAGCACGCGCAAGACGAGCTGGTCCGCGGCGGTCCTCGCGCCGCCCGCTGCCGCGTGGCTGATGGAGCTCGCGGGACCGGCTGTCGACTTCACCAGCGCGACGGCGGTGTTCTTCGCTGTGGTGCTGCTCGTTTCTTTGCTCGGGGGCGTGGCCCCTGCCGCGTTCTCGGCAGTGGTGTCGGGGGTCTTGCTCAATTACTTCTTCGCGCCGCCGTTGCGCAGTTTCGCGGTGAAGTCCCCCGGACAGGTTGTCACGATCTTTGTCATGGTCGGGCTCGGCGTCGCCGTCGCGGCGCTGGTCGACTTCGCGTCCTCCCGCGCCCGCCAAGCCAGACAGGCCGCTCAGGAAGCGGAGCTGCTCACGCTGTTCGCGGGAGCCGTGCTGCGCGGCGCGGACGTCTCGGAGCTTCTGGCGCGGGCGAAGGAGACCTACGGGCTTCGGGCGGTGAGCCTGGTGCGGTCGGGCGACGTGGTCTCCTGCGCCGGTGAGGACGCGCCGACCAGCGAGGCTTCGGCGCGGGCCGCTGTCCAGTCGCCCGACGGGGAGTGCGTTCTTTTGCTCGACGGGCCGAAAACCTTCGCCGGACGGGACCGGCGGGTCCTCGAAGCGGTGGCCGCGCAAGCCGCGGCCCTGGTCCGCCAGGCCGACCTGGCGCAAGAGGCCGCTCTGGCGGACGGGCTCGCGGAGGCCGACAAGTTGCGCCGCGCGCTGCTCTCCGCGGTCAGCCACGATCTGCGCACACCGCTCGCGGCGGTGAAAGCGGCGGTGTCGAGCCTGCGCAGCGACGACGTGGAGTTTTCCCCCGAGGACGTCGGCGAGCTGCTCGCGACCATCGAGGAGTCCGCCGATCAGCTCACCGCCCTGGTCGGCAATTTGTTGGACTCCTCGCGTCTGGCCGCAGGGGTGCTCGCGCCGCAGCGCCGACGGGTCTATGTGGACGAGGTCGCCCACCGCGCCATCCTGAGCTTGCCCGCGCCGCGCCGCGCGCGAGTGCAGGTGCAGCCGGACGTGAACGCCGTCCTGGCCGACCCCGGCCTGTTGGAGCGCGTTCTGGCGAACCTCATCGACAACGCGTTGCGCTACGCGCCGGACTCCCAGGTGACCGTGCGTTCGGAGCGCCAAGAGGGCGAGGTGGTCATCTCGGTCGTGGACCACGGGCCCGGCATTCGGGCGGACCAGCGCGAGCGGGCGTTCGAGCCGTTCGGACGGCTGAGCAGCGCCCCTGACGGGCGGGGCGACCGGGACAACAGCGTCGGCGTAGGGTTGGGACTTTCCGTGGTCCGAGGCTTCGCGGAGTCGATGGGAGGGCAGGTGGTCGTGACGCAGACCCCTGGGGGCGGTGCGACGTTGCAAATATGGCTGCCCGACGCCAACACGGCCAAACGGCACGCCGCTGAGACAGGAGCGAAGGCATGACGAAGATACTGGTGGTGGACGACGAGCCGCAGATCCTCCGCGCGCTCCGGATCAATTTGACCGCGCGCGGTTTCGACGTGACCACCGCCTCGACCGGGGCGGGCGCGTTGCGCGCGGCGGCGCAATGCCACCCCGAGGTGGTCCTTTTGGACCTGGGGCTGCCGGACATGGACGGGTTCGAGGTGCTCGCAGGGCTGCGCGGTTGGACGAAAATCCCAGTGATCGTGCTCTCCGCTCGAACTGATTCCAGTGAAAAGGTCGACGCGCTCGACGCCGGGGCGGACGATTACGTCACCAAGCCGTTCGGGATGGACGAGCTGCTCGCCCGGCTGCGCGCGGCGGTGCGCAGGGGCGCGAACAATCAGCCGGGCGGGGAGCCGGTGGTGGCCGCCGATTCGTTCGTGGTCGACCTGGTGGCGAAGAAAGTCACCAAGGACGACAAGGAAGTGCATCTCACGCCCACAGAATGGGGCGTGCTCGAACTTTTGGTCCGCAACCAGGGCAAGCTGGTTTCGCAAAAAGAGATCCTTTCCGAGGTGTGGGGGCCGTCGTACAAAACGGAGACGCATTATTTGCGGGTGTATCTCGCCCAGCTGCGCCGCAAATTGGAGGCGGATCCCGCGAACCCCCGCCATTTGCTCACCGAAGCGGGCATGGGGTACCGCTTTGAGCCTTCGGCCAAGCAGAGACCGGCGCATGAACCTCGCGTCTGGCAGAGTGCTTCTGGCGAAGAGGAAGGACAGCCATGACTGGACTGCATGTGCGCAGGGTCGGAACCCGCCGTTACACCGGGCACAACGACCGAGGGGGCGAGGTGCAGATCGGCTCGCACGGCGTGGACGGGACGTTCACCCCTGGGGAGCTGCTCAAGATCGCTTTGGCGGCGTGCACGGGGTTGTCCTCGGACGCGCCGCTCGCCCGGCGCCTTGGCGACGACTACGCCGCCGTGGTCGAAGTCTGCGGGGACGCTGACCGCGAACGCGAGGTCTATCCGGTGTTGCGCGAGGAGCTGCGGGTGGATCTTTCCGCGCTCTCCGAGGAGGAACGCGAGCGCGTGCTCCTCGTGGTCGCCAAAGCTGT from Segniliparus rotundus DSM 44985 includes:
- a CDS encoding potassium-transporting ATPase subunit C — translated: MTLLLRLLRQSLVGLVLLIGLTFLLGVLYPLAVWAISRVAPDAAEGSALVVRGCVVGSAILGVDPKAPDGAPDPYFHARVVGASAPVNDPFAPGSPSAGLPSNQGPNSDTLKGWVEARREAIARRDGVAPQDVPPDAVTGSGSGLDPDISPAYAAIQIARVAKATGKPEREIRALVDEHTQGRQFGFLGEPRVHVPALNAALGLRPASCG
- a CDS encoding sensor histidine kinase, encoding MESMSTEPAPDLQPTPPKRGQLRIYLGAAPGVGKTYAMLAEAHRCQEAGTDVVVAVVATHGREKTAALLDGLEIVPAARVSYRGTALEEMDLGAVLERAPQLALVDELAHTNAPGSAHEKRWQDVQVLLEAGIDVLSTVNVQHLESLNDVVAQITGATQQETVPDVFARSAAQVELVDITPEALRARMSHGEIYAPDKVDAALRNYFRAGNLTALRELALLWLADQVDAALAKYRREHRITDVWETRERVIVSVTGGPESQTLIRRARRIASRSGAELMVLHVVRGDGLASAAETELGRLREFSANVGASLHTVVGDDVPTTLLEFARAVNATQLVIGTSRRSRMAQLLDEGIGMRVVRESGKIDVHMVTHEEAGRRRALRPGLRSTRKTSWSAAVLAPPAAAWLMELAGPAVDFTSATAVFFAVVLLVSLLGGVAPAAFSAVVSGVLLNYFFAPPLRSFAVKSPGQVVTIFVMVGLGVAVAALVDFASSRARQARQAAQEAELLTLFAGAVLRGADVSELLARAKETYGLRAVSLVRSGDVVSCAGEDAPTSEASARAAVQSPDGECVLLLDGPKTFAGRDRRVLEAVAAQAAALVRQADLAQEAALADGLAEADKLRRALLSAVSHDLRTPLAAVKAAVSSLRSDDVEFSPEDVGELLATIEESADQLTALVGNLLDSSRLAAGVLAPQRRRVYVDEVAHRAILSLPAPRRARVQVQPDVNAVLADPGLLERVLANLIDNALRYAPDSQVTVRSERQEGEVVISVVDHGPGIRADQRERAFEPFGRLSSAPDGRGDRDNSVGVGLGLSVVRGFAESMGGQVVVTQTPGGGATLQIWLPDANTAKRHAAETGAKA
- a CDS encoding response regulator, which produces MTKILVVDDEPQILRALRINLTARGFDVTTASTGAGALRAAAQCHPEVVLLDLGLPDMDGFEVLAGLRGWTKIPVIVLSARTDSSEKVDALDAGADDYVTKPFGMDELLARLRAAVRRGANNQPGGEPVVAADSFVVDLVAKKVTKDDKEVHLTPTEWGVLELLVRNQGKLVSQKEILSEVWGPSYKTETHYLRVYLAQLRRKLEADPANPRHLLTEAGMGYRFEPSAKQRPAHEPRVWQSASGEEEGQP
- a CDS encoding OsmC family protein, whose amino-acid sequence is MTGLHVRRVGTRRYTGHNDRGGEVQIGSHGVDGTFTPGELLKIALAACTGLSSDAPLARRLGDDYAAVVEVCGDADREREVYPVLREELRVDLSALSEEERERVLLVVAKAVDQVCTVGRTLKQGAQVEVDIVNTTTGSL